In Leptospira congkakensis, one DNA window encodes the following:
- a CDS encoding ATP-binding cassette domain-containing protein gives MKSIKEIPKVISDDDFLSTLSSIDLKKFLALFEFRSLVANDKFGASEVDPTPILFLETGRIQVKLKINERELLIKTLTEGSFYGISEYSSDSLKKQLFQVEENSKVRVLSTIQFVKFIESDKKRKQSWNAYKENVQLRDELRIHPYFRKLSNSEIEDLAKVLVKQKISPGQVLMKEGSKSSSLFFIRSGRFKVTKSTWQKDYFSYVEAGSVLGEMGVLEKKARNATVTAVEESFVYELSSKDAEVFFKKSESLLITIRSIMSERKLNLGDGSEEDKFETSTIYEEDQFHFLPKLKFSPPLRNQIRFPFLFQDGKSQSGDACRKMIFRYWGYSFADYDADPSFPDFDPDIRPNHWKSSFGEDKGDCYFVNWKDHELELSNNPSINFFENSKYVILKSIGPKKVLVMDPEFGEINLPREEWEKKSSNVVIYFVPKVKPEQNWEWKSRFFSGLAEYFLPAIKYLKAGIVASFVIKGLEVFIPLINLYLIDAVLLKENKEFFLPVITVVVLLSFSQSFLAYFRSNVIFFTSNRVNQTIAIRFLVKLISLPISFFERNRKGEILNRWEEIESVILYFSDQGAMKIFDLLFSSLVFVIFLFLSPLLLLIIGFLILPEMLILRALTPKIVEETKKESLKKSETLSYFIETINGFETIKNLGATYSHRWDFEKRLTTQLNSEGKKLFYSNLLFTNTEFFKQITVVVVMLVGSLLILSDQMTLGTLYAIIGLVAYIRNPIVSLYDDFLKFQKANVSWNRLRTFESLDSEITDKDNLFKVDLPEVKGNIEFKNLSFSYDTLKPESGIRNLKLKIQAGKKVAFVGRSGSGKSTILKLILGLYNPQEGNIIIDDVALDEIWLPSLRTKIGVLFQENPLIAGTVRENISITKPEATLSEVVEAAKLACIHDDIVKLPLGYDTEISERGFIFSGGQKQRVSLARLFLQKPNVLLLDEPTASLDKETEARILSHIGLVFANATIVTVAHRLDTIRNYDQIFVLERGKLEGKGTHRELLSKGGIYQLLHSKQEAIR, from the coding sequence TTGAAAAGTATAAAAGAAATTCCAAAAGTAATATCTGATGATGATTTCTTATCAACTTTATCATCGATTGATTTAAAAAAGTTTTTAGCGTTATTTGAATTTAGATCTTTAGTTGCAAACGATAAGTTTGGCGCGAGCGAAGTAGACCCAACACCGATTCTTTTTTTAGAAACTGGAAGAATTCAAGTTAAACTAAAAATCAATGAAAGAGAATTATTGATTAAAACTTTAACGGAAGGTTCCTTTTATGGAATTTCAGAATATTCTTCTGATTCTTTAAAAAAACAACTTTTTCAAGTAGAAGAAAATTCTAAAGTCCGTGTTTTATCTACAATTCAGTTTGTTAAATTTATCGAGTCCGATAAAAAAAGAAAACAATCCTGGAATGCTTACAAAGAAAATGTCCAACTCCGTGACGAATTAAGAATTCATCCCTATTTTAGAAAACTTTCTAATTCAGAAATTGAAGATTTAGCAAAAGTATTAGTAAAACAAAAGATATCTCCTGGCCAAGTTTTGATGAAAGAAGGAAGTAAAAGTTCTTCATTGTTTTTTATACGTTCCGGGAGATTTAAAGTCACAAAATCAACATGGCAAAAAGATTATTTTTCTTATGTCGAAGCTGGTTCAGTGTTAGGTGAAATGGGGGTATTAGAAAAAAAAGCAAGGAATGCTACCGTCACTGCCGTAGAAGAAAGTTTTGTTTATGAACTTTCCTCCAAAGATGCAGAAGTATTTTTCAAAAAATCCGAAAGTTTATTAATCACAATTCGTTCCATTATGAGCGAACGAAAACTCAATTTGGGCGATGGTTCGGAAGAAGATAAATTTGAAACATCGACAATTTACGAAGAAGACCAATTTCATTTTTTACCTAAGTTAAAATTTTCTCCTCCATTAAGAAACCAAATCAGGTTTCCTTTTTTATTCCAAGATGGTAAATCGCAATCAGGTGATGCTTGTCGTAAAATGATATTTCGATATTGGGGATATTCATTTGCAGATTATGATGCGGATCCATCTTTTCCTGATTTTGATCCAGATATACGTCCTAATCACTGGAAGAGTAGTTTTGGAGAAGATAAAGGTGATTGTTATTTTGTGAATTGGAAAGATCACGAATTGGAATTGAGTAACAATCCATCTATAAATTTTTTTGAAAATTCTAAATACGTGATACTGAAGTCTATTGGGCCAAAAAAAGTTTTGGTTATGGATCCAGAGTTTGGTGAAATTAATCTTCCTCGTGAAGAATGGGAGAAAAAATCTTCTAATGTTGTCATTTATTTTGTTCCCAAGGTAAAACCAGAACAAAACTGGGAATGGAAAAGTAGATTCTTTTCCGGGTTAGCTGAATATTTTTTACCTGCTATCAAATATTTAAAAGCTGGCATCGTTGCTAGTTTTGTTATCAAAGGTTTGGAAGTTTTTATACCCTTAATTAATTTATACTTAATAGATGCGGTTTTGTTAAAAGAAAACAAAGAGTTTTTTCTTCCTGTGATTACCGTTGTTGTTCTTCTTAGTTTTTCCCAATCTTTTCTTGCTTACTTCCGATCTAATGTTATTTTTTTTACAAGTAACCGAGTGAATCAAACCATTGCGATACGATTTTTAGTAAAATTAATTTCATTACCAATTTCATTTTTTGAAAGAAATCGAAAAGGTGAAATTTTGAATCGTTGGGAAGAAATTGAATCTGTTATTTTATATTTTTCTGATCAAGGAGCTATGAAAATATTCGATTTACTTTTTAGCTCATTAGTTTTTGTTATTTTTCTATTTCTTTCTCCGTTATTACTTCTAATTATTGGGTTTTTAATTTTACCCGAAATGTTGATTCTACGTGCTCTTACTCCAAAAATCGTTGAAGAAACAAAAAAAGAATCTTTAAAAAAATCAGAAACATTGAGTTATTTTATCGAAACGATCAATGGATTCGAAACTATCAAAAATTTAGGAGCCACTTATTCCCATCGTTGGGACTTCGAAAAAAGACTTACGACCCAATTAAACTCAGAGGGTAAGAAATTATTTTATTCAAACTTACTTTTCACAAATACAGAGTTTTTTAAACAAATTACTGTTGTAGTGGTAATGTTAGTTGGAAGTCTTTTGATTTTAAGTGATCAAATGACGTTGGGAACTTTATATGCGATCATTGGACTTGTTGCTTATATTCGAAATCCAATTGTTTCTTTATACGATGATTTTTTAAAATTTCAGAAAGCTAATGTTTCGTGGAACAGGTTACGCACTTTTGAATCTTTGGATAGTGAAATTACTGATAAAGATAATTTGTTCAAAGTTGATTTACCGGAAGTGAAAGGTAACATTGAGTTTAAAAATTTGAGTTTCTCTTATGATACTTTGAAACCTGAATCAGGAATTCGTAATTTAAAATTAAAAATCCAAGCAGGTAAAAAAGTTGCCTTTGTGGGGCGGAGTGGAAGTGGTAAATCAACTATTTTAAAATTAATACTTGGATTGTACAATCCACAAGAAGGGAATATCATTATTGATGACGTTGCACTAGATGAGATTTGGCTTCCTAGTTTACGAACTAAAATTGGTGTTTTGTTTCAGGAAAATCCACTCATTGCAGGCACAGTTAGAGAAAATATTTCTATCACTAAACCAGAAGCAACTTTAAGCGAAGTGGTTGAAGCAGCCAAACTTGCTTGTATTCATGATGATATCGTCAAACTTCCGCTTGGTTATGATACGGAAATTTCCGAAAGAGGTTTTATTTTTTCAGGCGGTCAAAAACAGAGAGTTTCCTTGGCTCGTTTGTTTTTACAAAAACCTAATGTTTTATTATTAGATGAACCCACGGCCTCTTTGGATAAGGAAACAGAAGCAAGAATTCTGTCACATATAGGTTTGGTTTTTGCAAACGCTACAATCGTTACGGTAGCCCACAGGTTGGATACAATTCGTAATTATGACCAGATTTTTGTCTTGGAACGGGGCAAATTGGAAGGGAAAGGCACACATAGGGAGTTACTTTCTAAAGGTGGAATTTACCAATTACTTCATTCCAAACAGGAAGCGATCCGATAA
- a CDS encoding HlyD family efflux transporter periplasmic adaptor subunit translates to MFKKFKNIKETDSNWESRHSASYYDELLKHPAPNWEKKGIYLITAFFLCFILFLIFGRVDVVVQATGSIRPKGNYHMVEALETGTLTNLYVKSGDFLKKGDPIMELEFSEQQIELSKDTNNLDYEEKKLQRLIRNKREAEKILKSLAYNLENNSGSALSGGVLSKFVNLKKAFMDFQNGVGAKFIYDQNLLEFNEEFGNLKDEIQREENIISSLRGDTKLKRERVANAIIRMPFSGIIGELSINNVGQNIVRGETVASLMEEGQPLEAIVDVSSKDIAAVRIGLKSVIKVKAFHQNDFGVVEGTVSQIIPNTKDNDSFSVVLILGTQDLNQDGKEFKLFPGLKVVADIVIDRKSIYQILFRYADPRN, encoded by the coding sequence ATGTTTAAAAAATTTAAAAACATAAAAGAAACAGATTCAAATTGGGAGTCTAGGCATTCGGCATCTTATTACGATGAGTTATTAAAACACCCTGCTCCCAATTGGGAAAAAAAGGGAATTTATTTGATTACTGCTTTTTTTCTATGTTTTATACTCTTTTTGATTTTTGGGAGAGTTGATGTAGTTGTTCAAGCTACTGGTTCCATCCGACCAAAAGGTAACTACCATATGGTGGAAGCTTTGGAGACGGGAACACTTACTAATTTATATGTGAAGTCAGGGGATTTTCTTAAAAAAGGTGATCCCATTATGGAGTTAGAATTTTCGGAACAACAAATTGAATTATCAAAAGATACAAACAATTTAGATTATGAGGAAAAGAAATTACAACGACTGATTCGAAATAAAAGAGAAGCAGAAAAAATTTTAAAAAGTTTGGCCTATAATTTAGAAAACAATTCGGGTTCTGCATTGTCTGGCGGTGTTCTCAGTAAATTTGTTAATCTAAAAAAAGCGTTTATGGATTTTCAAAATGGTGTTGGTGCTAAGTTTATTTATGATCAAAACTTGTTAGAATTTAATGAAGAGTTTGGAAACTTAAAAGATGAAATACAAAGAGAAGAAAATATCATTTCGAGTCTTAGAGGTGATACAAAATTAAAAAGAGAAAGGGTTGCTAATGCTATTATTCGGATGCCTTTTTCTGGAATCATTGGTGAACTTTCTATCAACAACGTAGGACAAAATATTGTTCGTGGTGAAACGGTTGCTTCATTGATGGAAGAAGGTCAGCCCTTAGAAGCCATTGTGGATGTGAGTAGTAAAGACATTGCTGCTGTTCGAATTGGTTTAAAGTCAGTAATTAAAGTAAAAGCATTCCACCAAAACGACTTTGGTGTCGTAGAAGGAACTGTTTCTCAAATCATCCCAAATACAAAAGACAATGATTCGTTTTCGGTGGTTCTCATCCTTGGTACACAAGATTTAAACCAGGATGGTAAAGAATTTAAGTTATTCCCAGGGCTAAAGGTAGTCGCCGATATAGTCATCGATAGAAAGAGTATATACCAAATTTTATTTCGATATGCTGATCCTAGGAATTAA